The region AGGCCGAACCGGGGCGGGACGCCCGGCCCGGGCGGGCAAACTGGATGGCCGCGCCGGCGCCGCCGCCGTAGACTTCCCCTGATCCGGGGGATGCTGCGCCCACAACTACGAGGGGTCCGTTCGCGATGACCGAAGAGCAGTCGTCCCGCAAAGTGCGCGTTCTGGTCGTGGATGACGAAGAGGCGATCCGGGAAGGGATCGGCCGCGCGCTCGCGCGCCGCGGCTGCGCCGTCCAGACCGCCGGCGACGGGTTCGAGGCCGGCTACCAGATGGCCGCCTTCAAGCCGGAAGTCGTCCTGCTCGACATCGTCATGCCGGGCATGGGCGGCTTCGACGTCTGCGAGCGGATGCGCCGCATGCGTGACGGCGAGAAGCTGAAGATCATCATCCTCACCGGCTTCGGCGGTTCGGGGAACAACGAACAGTCGCTGATCTCCGGGGCCGATTTGTTCCTCACCAAGCCGCAGGACACCAAAAGCCTGATGGCCCACATCGAGGACATACTCGGAGACTGAAAGCGCATGACCGGTCCCGACGCGCCCGACGCGGTCCTCGCCTGGACGAGGGTCGCCGACGATCCGAACGGAGCGCTGCTCATCGATGCCGGAGGACGCATCGTCGAGCTCAACGAGACCGCCGCCGCGCTTTTGGGACGCCCCGCGGCCCGCTGCCGCGGACGCCGCCTGCTCGCGCTCCTGCCGCCCGCCGCGATGGAGGCGGTGCGGCGCGCGCTGCCGGGGTTCCTCGCCTCGGGAAGGCTGCGCGACCTCGAAGTGACGATCGACGAGGGGGGCGAGACGAGGCTGCTCCTCGTGGACGGCCTCGCGCTCCGGTGCGACGGCGGCGCCTTCGCCGGCGCGCGTCTCGCGGTGCGCGACGCGACGCGGCGCGAGGCGCGGCGCGCGCACGAGGCCGACGTCGCGGTCCGCGCGGCGCTGTCCCGCTTCGCCGCGGCGATCGCGCACAAGATCAACAACCCGCTCCAAGGGCTCGTCGTGCGGCTCGAGCTGCTCGAGGAAGACTGCGCCGAAGGGGGCGCCGATCCGGACCTGATCGAGAAGATCGCCGAAGGGGTGGCGCGGATCCAAGGCGTCGTCCGCGACCTGCCGACGCTGCAGCGGAACCACGAGCCGGCGCCGGAGGAGGCGGGCGCGCCGCTGCACAAGGTCCTCGCCGAGACGCTCGCGCTGGTCGAGGACCCGGCCGCCCATCGGCGCGTCGCGCTCGTCCTCGACGCCCCCGGCGAAGTTCCGCCGAGCTCGGTTCCCGCGGCCGTCGTGCGCGACATCATGACCGCGCTGCTGCTCAACGCCGTGCGCGCGGCGCGTCCCGGCGGCGAGGTCGAGCTGACGGTCCTCGCGGACGGGGACGGCGGCACGCTCGTCGTCGTCCACGACGACGCGCCGGCGATCGACGAAGGGCGGCTGGGGCACGTTTTCGACCCGTTCACGGGGTGCGAGGCGGGCCGCGGCGACGACTGCGGCCTCTTCGTCGCCTTCCTGCTGGCCCGCCGCTACGGCGCGCGGCTCGCCGTGTCGTCGTGCGCCGGGCGAGGCAACACTTTCAAGCTCCTCCTGCCTTCCGCCTGACCCGCGCGCCGCCGCGCGCTACCATCGGGTTCCGCCATGAGCCTCGATGCGATCCCGATCCTTCCCGCCCCCGACTGCTCGTGCGAATGTCGGCCGGTGGCGCTCGTGCGCGACGGCGTGCTCCTCGGCCTCGAAGGGGAGGACGGCGCGCCGCCGTGCGACGCCTGCCTCGCCGCCGCCTTCCGCGCGCAGGACCCGGCGCGCCTGACGCAGCCGCTCCGCGCGCGCGGCATCGAGCGGGACGCCGCGCGCCCGGAAGAGATGGACCCGGCGCCGTGGGACGAGGTCGTGGACCGGGTCGCGTTCCTGCTCGCCGAGGCGGCGCGCGGCCAGCGACGCGTCGTCTGGATCTCCTGCGGCGGCGCGCCGCGCCTGCTGCAGGCCGTGCCGCGGCGGATCGGCCGCCTCGTGCCCGATCTCACGTTGATCCGCCGCCAGCCGCCGCGGGAACGTCTCGGCCGGCTGCTCGACGGGATGCTCTATCCCGACGAGCGGGCCGGCGCCGACGGGCTCAAGAGCGCCGACCTGATCGTCGCCTGGGGCGCCGATCCGCGCCGCGGGCCGCCGCCCCTCTGGTTCGCCGCGTCGGCCGCGGTCGAGCGCGGCGCGAAGCTCGTCGTCGTCGATCCGCGCGCCTCGGCCAGCGCCCGCGAGGGAACGCTCCACCTGCCGCTGCGCCCGGCGACCGACGTCGCGCTGGCGATGACGCTCGTCGAGCGGCTCCGTCCGACCTCGGAGCGCGCGGCGTCGTTCCCGGCCCTGCTCAACTCCGCCCTCTCGGAGTGGCCGACCGCGCGCGGCGCGGAGGTCTGCGGCCTCGCGCCGCGCGACGTCGAGCGGCTCGCCGGCTGGCTCGCCGAGGCGAAGCAACCGGCCCTTCTGCTCGGCGGCGGGCTCGCCCGCCAGCCGGAGGCGCTGATGGCGGTGCACGCCGTCGTGCTCCTCGCCCGCTCGGCGAAGGCGCTGATCGTCGGCCCCTCGTCCGCGCCCGATCCGTCGCTCGGCGTGCTCCTGCCGAACGGCTCGTCGTCGGCGCGCGAGGCGGAGGCCGGGGCGCTGGACCGCGAACTGGCCGCCCGGGAGCCGCGCCACGACCTCGTGATCGTCGAGGGGGGCGATCCGCTCGACGAGTTCCCGGCCGGCGGCGGCCTGCCCGGCTACCTGCGCCAAGCCGGGTTCATCGTGACGCTCGCCGACGTTTGGAGCCGTTGCTGCGCCCTCTCCGACATCGTCCTGCCGGTCGCGGCCCACGTGGAGCGGGGAGACGCGGCGGGGCTGCGCTGGCCGCCGACG is a window of bacterium DNA encoding:
- a CDS encoding response regulator — translated: MTEEQSSRKVRVLVVDDEEAIREGIGRALARRGCAVQTAGDGFEAGYQMAAFKPEVVLLDIVMPGMGGFDVCERMRRMRDGEKLKIIILTGFGGSGNNEQSLISGADLFLTKPQDTKSLMAHIEDILGD
- a CDS encoding ATP-binding protein codes for the protein MTALLLNAVRAARPGGEVELTVLADGDGGTLVVVHDDAPAIDEGRLGHVFDPFTGCEAGRGDDCGLFVAFLLARRYGARLAVSSCAGRGNTFKLLLPSA
- a CDS encoding molybdopterin-dependent oxidoreductase, which encodes MSLDAIPILPAPDCSCECRPVALVRDGVLLGLEGEDGAPPCDACLAAAFRAQDPARLTQPLRARGIERDAARPEEMDPAPWDEVVDRVAFLLAEAARGQRRVVWISCGGAPRLLQAVPRRIGRLVPDLTLIRRQPPRERLGRLLDGMLYPDERAGADGLKSADLIVAWGADPRRGPPPLWFAASAAVERGAKLVVVDPRASASAREGTLHLPLRPATDVALAMTLVERLRPTSERAASFPALLNSALSEWPTARGAEVCGLAPRDVERLAGWLAEAKQPALLLGGGLARQPEALMAVHAVVLLARSAKALIVGPSSAPDPSLGVLLPNGSSSAREAEAGALDRELAAREPRHDLVIVEGGDPLDEFPAGGGLPGYLRQAGFIVTLADVWSRCCALSDIVLPVAAHVERGDAAGLRWPPTMRLGRPALPPRRDARTDAAVWRAVAKRVGWPERWFPADPADLAREVSAYGVPTFRLTGLPGRWEPPVFREAGEGPRSAPDQFRVFKLLLTRGEWHLPIGVFPSGPPPLLLNPADAAARGLSAGRMVVVHNERARLLARAVLDPAQPPGVVVLPERWPVHRGRSVNELLPPQRFEGDGEAPEPCLVDLAKP